In Methanomicrobium antiquum, one DNA window encodes the following:
- a CDS encoding anaerobic ribonucleoside-triphosphate reductase activating protein, whose product MKVNFGGFVPLSTVDWRGKAVCTVFLRGCPVRCHYCHNLILQSGQDFRDTDEILEMIKESRMVISGVIFSGGEPTMQKDALIEMAKKCKETGLLTGVQTNGAFPDTLESLINQGLLDLVHLDIKTRWEHYPKLLKVRPETIENIKKSLEICKKAHFSGKLNEFQVVCTLFPGREDDVFYISKETEGLDLILQQGVENSIIPLKFDDLKKIADKIHRKVRIRTREDGEVTYENNQIIIADSIVLTDISQARRNY is encoded by the coding sequence TTGAAGGTTAATTTTGGAGGTTTTGTTCCATTAAGTACTGTTGACTGGCGCGGTAAGGCAGTCTGTACGGTTTTTTTGCGTGGATGTCCTGTGAGATGTCATTACTGTCATAATCTAATACTCCAGTCCGGCCAGGATTTTAGAGATACTGATGAAATTCTTGAAATGATAAAGGAGTCCAGGATGGTAATATCAGGAGTTATATTTTCAGGAGGTGAGCCTACCATGCAAAAGGATGCTCTTATTGAAATGGCTAAAAAATGCAAAGAAACAGGTCTTTTAACAGGTGTTCAGACAAATGGCGCATTTCCCGATACTCTTGAAAGCCTGATAAATCAGGGTCTTTTGGATTTAGTACATCTGGATATTAAAACAAGATGGGAACATTATCCAAAGCTTTTAAAAGTCAGACCGGAAACTATAGAAAATATAAAAAAATCCCTGGAAATCTGTAAAAAAGCACATTTTTCAGGAAAATTAAATGAGTTTCAGGTTGTCTGTACTCTGTTTCCAGGAAGAGAGGATGACGTTTTTTATATCTCTAAAGAAACAGAAGGTTTAGATTTAATTCTTCAGCAGGGTGTTGAAAATAGTATTATACCTTTAAAATTTGATGATCTTAAGAAAATTGCAGATAAAATTCACAGAAAAGTCAGAATCAGAACACGTGAAGACGGGGAAGTAACATATGAAAATAATCAGATAATTATAGCTGATTCAATTGTTTTAACAGATATCAGTCAGGCAAGAAGAAATTATTGA
- a CDS encoding AAA family ATPase: MQIIGVVGLPASGKGEFSNIAKKLNIPVVVMGDVIRKAVVDAGLALNDKNMGEMSRCLRQGMGMDALAQLTIPLIEQNNSKIVLVDGIRGDAEVTTFTKHFKNFSLIAVESSFETRLKRISDRNRSDDQADENALHKRDEREAGWGLLTAVEMADYIIENEGTIEEFEEKAKKLLEEIRIKK; encoded by the coding sequence ATGCAGATAATAGGTGTCGTTGGTCTTCCTGCAAGCGGAAAGGGAGAATTTTCAAACATTGCAAAAAAATTGAATATTCCTGTAGTGGTTATGGGAGATGTCATAAGAAAGGCTGTGGTTGATGCAGGTCTGGCATTAAATGACAAAAACATGGGTGAAATGTCACGCTGTTTAAGGCAGGGGATGGGGATGGATGCACTCGCACAGCTTACAATTCCATTGATTGAACAAAATAATTCAAAAATTGTTTTGGTTGACGGAATAAGAGGTGATGCTGAAGTTACAACATTCACAAAACATTTTAAAAACTTCAGTCTTATTGCAGTAGAATCATCATTTGAAACTCGTTTGAAACGTATCTCTGACAGAAACAGAAGTGATGATCAGGCTGATGAAAACGCTTTACACAAGCGCGATGAAAGAGAAGCCGGATGGGGTCTTTTAACAGCCGTGGAGATGGCTGATTATATTATTGAAAATGAAGGAACAATTGAAGAATTCGAAGAAAAAGCAAAAAAACTGCTTGAGGAAATAAGGATTAAAAAATGA
- a CDS encoding sugar phosphate isomerase/epimerase family protein: protein MTLDFYFASSSKVWSSIEWVYEIEGAGYSGWEISADGNYRLDNPLLYSKIKEVLETTSLKASVHAPFADLNLGSLNYPIYKESVRQLSECVSLAADITDRVTIHPGYLSPSAKLVPEKVWSLHKDALKEIGKIAEDSGVVACLENMPDIPDFLCKDPDEIFGMVDNVEGFGVTIDLGHANTVGKSDLFLKKINFAKHIHIHDNYGKKDEHSPLGGGNINWEKAGDIIKKNYSGICVVEGRSIEEAKISNQVIKRCFS, encoded by the coding sequence ATGACTCTTGATTTTTATTTTGCATCTTCATCAAAGGTCTGGTCATCTATTGAGTGGGTCTATGAGATTGAAGGGGCAGGTTATTCCGGATGGGAAATATCAGCCGATGGGAATTACCGTCTTGACAATCCGTTGCTATATTCAAAAATAAAAGAAGTTCTTGAAACAACTTCTCTTAAAGCCAGCGTTCATGCTCCTTTTGCTGATTTAAATCTTGGATCGCTTAATTATCCGATATATAAAGAGTCTGTACGACAGCTTAGTGAATGTGTCTCACTTGCGGCTGATATAACCGACCGCGTTACAATTCATCCTGGTTATCTTTCTCCTTCTGCAAAACTTGTTCCTGAAAAGGTTTGGTCACTCCATAAAGATGCCTTAAAAGAGATTGGAAAAATAGCTGAAGATTCAGGTGTGGTTGCATGCCTTGAAAATATGCCTGATATACCTGATTTTTTGTGCAAAGATCCTGATGAGATTTTTGGAATGGTTGATAATGTAGAAGGATTTGGTGTTACAATTGATCTTGGTCATGCAAATACTGTTGGAAAAAGTGATTTATTTCTTAAAAAGATAAATTTCGCAAAACATATTCATATACATGATAATTATGGAAAAAAAGACGAACATAGCCCGCTTGGCGGAGGAAATATAAACTGGGAAAAAGCGGGAGATATAATTAAAAAAAATTATTCAGGGATATGTGTTGTTGAAGGAAGAAGTATAGAAGAGGCAAAAATCAGTAATCAGGTAATAAAAAGGTGCTTTTCATGA
- the rnz gene encoding ribonuclease Z, with protein MSGETLQVYFLGTAGALPTPNKNPSCFLIRRGSDTILFDCGEGSQQQMMRARTGFTVDAVFITHWHADHYLGLPGLVQTMSFMGRKEPLMLYGPKWIDEFTENLEGISKTKLGFKIIPNEIRENSVIPFDGYTVRAFSSKHAMPCLGYILAEDERPGRFDREQAISLGIRPGPLFGKLQRGDSIKIERDGKEIAIHPSDVMGPPRPGRKIVYTGDTRPDCDDWIKYGEGADLLIHDSTYDDSEKERAIEVFHSTAGEAGEIAFKINAQRLALVHISSRYTNMTNHIRDAGKQYRSEIIAPEDLDMIEIPFRG; from the coding sequence ATGAGCGGAGAAACACTTCAGGTATATTTTTTGGGAACTGCGGGTGCCCTTCCTACACCAAATAAAAATCCATCCTGCTTTTTAATTAGACGAGGCTCTGATACAATTTTATTCGACTGCGGTGAAGGCTCACAACAGCAGATGATGAGGGCAAGAACAGGATTTACAGTAGATGCTGTTTTTATCACTCACTGGCATGCCGATCATTACCTTGGTCTTCCCGGACTTGTTCAGACAATGTCATTTATGGGGAGAAAAGAACCGCTTATGCTTTACGGACCAAAATGGATAGACGAATTTACTGAAAATCTTGAAGGAATATCTAAAACCAAGCTTGGATTTAAAATTATTCCAAACGAAATACGCGAGAACTCAGTAATTCCCTTTGATGGTTATACAGTTCGTGCTTTTTCTTCAAAACATGCAATGCCCTGCCTGGGTTATATTTTAGCTGAGGATGAGAGGCCCGGCCGCTTTGATCGCGAACAGGCAATATCACTTGGTATAAGACCCGGCCCCTTATTTGGAAAACTTCAGCGTGGAGATTCAATTAAGATAGAAAGAGATGGAAAGGAGATAGCCATCCATCCTTCAGATGTAATGGGTCCCCCGCGTCCTGGAAGAAAAATTGTTTATACCGGAGACACGCGCCCTGATTGTGATGATTGGATAAAATACGGAGAAGGTGCAGATCTTTTAATCCATGATTCTACATATGATGATTCGGAGAAAGAACGGGCAATAGAAGTTTTTCACTCAACAGCAGGGGAAGCCGGTGAAATAGCCTTTAAGATAAATGCTCAGCGTCTTGCTCTTGTACACATCAGTTCAAGATATACAAATATGACAAACCATATACGCGATGCAGGGAAACAGTATAGGAGTGAGATAATTGCACCGGAAGATCTCGATATGATCGAGATACCTTTCAGGGGATGA
- a CDS encoding magnesium transporter encodes MKFPVVDEYQLHLFLIGLLALFASAIAALVAGTYLGSVSEILAFLPGLLILVPPSINMRGSISGVLASRLSSSMHLGEFEINFSKRSVLGSNSRVSLAISILTAFILGFFAYIISYSFGFTDISATDYVIISVLSGVVSSLIVMGFAILIILLSYKKGIDLDMVGSPSVTTAADLVTIPVLVLTALFILGFPADVRNIFMIPVLIFFIISIILAFFSGEEIKSISKEMLTLLVPLSVICIFAGIIYAENLEKLIAFPALLILITPFTGGCGSIGGILCSRLATGIHMGEIQPKLIPQKEVLWHFLMTYLYVCALMPFLAVISDYFALLTGSESPGVATMLIISVVSGIIVITFVNFVGYITAGLSFMKGFDPDNFGIPVITSFIDLIGASVLVSIIILFI; translated from the coding sequence ATGAAGTTTCCGGTAGTAGACGAATATCAGCTTCACCTGTTTTTAATAGGTTTACTGGCTCTTTTTGCCAGTGCAATTGCGGCACTGGTTGCCGGAACATATCTTGGATCTGTTTCTGAAATTTTAGCATTCCTGCCGGGTTTATTAATTCTTGTTCCGCCATCAATAAACATGCGTGGAAGTATATCAGGCGTTTTAGCATCCAGGCTTTCTTCATCGATGCATCTTGGTGAATTTGAAATAAATTTTTCAAAAAGAAGTGTTTTAGGCTCAAATTCAAGAGTTTCGCTGGCAATTTCTATACTGACAGCGTTCATTCTTGGTTTTTTTGCATATATTATTTCATATTCCTTTGGATTTACAGATATTTCCGCTACAGACTATGTAATTATCTCCGTTTTATCCGGAGTAGTTTCAAGCCTTATTGTAATGGGTTTTGCTATTCTTATCATTCTTTTGAGCTATAAAAAAGGCATTGATTTGGATATGGTTGGATCGCCTTCTGTTACAACAGCCGCTGATCTTGTTACAATTCCGGTTTTGGTATTGACAGCATTATTCATTCTTGGTTTTCCTGCAGATGTTAGAAATATCTTCATGATTCCTGTCCTGATTTTTTTTATAATAAGTATAATCCTTGCATTTTTCTCCGGAGAAGAAATAAAATCAATATCAAAAGAGATGCTTACGTTACTGGTGCCACTCTCAGTAATCTGTATTTTTGCAGGAATCATTTATGCGGAAAATCTTGAAAAACTGATTGCTTTTCCTGCACTTTTAATTTTAATTACGCCGTTTACGGGAGGATGTGGATCAATTGGCGGAATTTTATGTTCAAGGCTTGCAACAGGTATTCATATGGGAGAAATACAGCCAAAATTAATTCCTCAAAAAGAGGTTTTATGGCATTTTTTGATGACATATCTTTATGTCTGCGCATTAATGCCGTTTTTGGCAGTAATTTCAGATTACTTTGCATTGCTGACAGGTTCTGAGTCACCGGGAGTTGCTACAATGCTTATAATAAGCGTTGTTTCCGGAATTATTGTAATCACATTTGTAAATTTTGTTGGCTATATTACAGCAGGTTTATCTTTTATGAAAGGATTTGATCCGGATAATTTTGGAATTCCTGTCATAACAAGTTTTATTGACCTTATCGGTGCATCAGTTCTTGTGTCAATAATTATTCTTTTCATATAA
- a CDS encoding potassium channel family protein: MTELEYQPVSFKDVLIEMKDIAELMVDLAYSAILFENKDIAHEVLNLEESMNQLVYQARIQSILGARRVDEAESMSGMLQVAEATEKISNSASEIATIILKNVKFPAKLRQALPEAEEVTIRVKVQENSQIDGKTLGEEKLQSTTGMRVIAIRRGVSWIYDPGRDTRILDGDILIAKGLEGGLPLFYEKAGITPRKVEEESEDAIVSDLDRAVSLIIEMKDQSELAVGLAYSSLLFDSREVADEVVALDSQMDDMRYKLDLWILEAAKRISNVEYLRGLLYMSSFAENISNAASSIVDVIRRDIEIPPVFRKIVRESDEIITKVSVGKDSSLQGKTLKEASLETVTGMVVLAINSKNRWKYQPGKNDIIHADDVIIAKGRRDGECRLHNLSGKIET, encoded by the coding sequence ATGACAGAATTAGAATATCAGCCAGTCAGTTTCAAAGATGTTTTAATTGAAATGAAAGACATCGCTGAATTGATGGTTGATCTGGCCTATTCTGCAATCCTTTTTGAGAATAAGGATATTGCACATGAAGTTTTGAACCTTGAAGAGAGTATGAATCAGCTTGTATATCAGGCGAGAATTCAGAGTATTCTTGGTGCAAGAAGAGTGGATGAAGCAGAGTCCATGAGTGGAATGTTGCAGGTAGCAGAAGCTACTGAAAAAATTTCAAATTCTGCTTCAGAGATTGCGACAATTATTCTTAAAAATGTAAAATTCCCTGCAAAACTAAGGCAGGCACTTCCTGAAGCAGAGGAAGTGACTATCAGAGTTAAAGTTCAGGAAAACAGTCAGATTGACGGTAAAACACTGGGTGAAGAAAAACTCCAGAGTACAACCGGCATGAGGGTAATTGCTATCCGGAGAGGAGTTTCCTGGATATATGATCCTGGAAGAGATACGAGAATTCTTGACGGAGATATCCTTATTGCAAAAGGTCTTGAGGGCGGTTTACCTCTTTTTTATGAAAAAGCAGGAATTACCCCCAGAAAGGTTGAAGAAGAATCAGAAGATGCAATAGTATCTGACCTGGACAGAGCAGTTTCTTTGATAATTGAAATGAAAGATCAAAGTGAGCTTGCAGTAGGGCTTGCGTATAGTTCTCTTCTTTTTGACAGCAGAGAGGTTGCTGATGAGGTTGTAGCACTTGATTCCCAAATGGATGACATGAGATACAAGCTTGATCTCTGGATACTTGAAGCCGCAAAAAGAATTTCAAATGTGGAATATTTAAGAGGGCTTTTATACATGTCTTCTTTTGCAGAAAATATCAGTAATGCTGCATCTTCAATTGTTGATGTCATCAGAAGAGATATCGAAATTCCGCCGGTATTTAGAAAAATTGTCCGTGAATCTGACGAAATCATTACAAAGGTTTCTGTTGGCAAAGATTCCTCTCTTCAGGGCAAGACTCTAAAAGAAGCATCTCTTGAGACTGTAACAGGCATGGTCGTTCTTGCAATAAACAGTAAAAACCGCTGGAAATACCAGCCTGGTAAAAATGATATTATTCATGCCGATGATGTGATAATTGCCAAAGGCAGACGCGATGGAGAGTGCAGACTACATAATCTCTCCGGAAAAATCGAAACATAA
- a CDS encoding DHH family phosphoesterase, with product MDNSKNIVYRLGSGCELDDIVVGNTYEVKVQGFAKFGTFVYLNNHVKGLIHISNVKSDHKEGETLYVHVNNIRDNGNIDLEEVALKEGYEIKTVQCQKISIRLSDLKNKVGRNVNLQAEVAQIKQTSGPTIFTLVDETGSENAAAFIEAGKRAYPEVELGDMVSLSGEVMMRNGQLQIEVSYMEALTDEEKEQVKERIVKATEERARPKDIPFLIESEVLQKLKPEMQKVAQILRKAIFTNQPVILRHHADADGIVAAVSVEKAIIGLIRAEGGDQDTENHLFKRAPSKAPFYEIEDVTRDLDFALRDNVRFGQKMPLILMMDNGSTEEDEPSYKVAKVYDLPIVVVDHHHPDESIDKYLEAHVNPYHVDGDFGVTAGMLGAELARMIYPDIEDEIKHFPAVAAVGDRSEAPEREKYLSLISDKYSEDDCKDIALALDYEQFWLRFNDGKEIVKDILNVNNNPDRHKNLVNLLVQEANSAIDEQLKTSLPHVKDSVLKNGSHLFTIDVEIFAHRFTFPPPGKTSGEIHDLLCRKNEGKPVVTLGIGPDFAVIRSRGVLMNIPQMVRELRDEIEGGGVNGGGHLVVGSIKFVEGMRDIVIKSLVEKIGNFTTE from the coding sequence ATGGATAACTCAAAAAATATAGTGTATCGTCTGGGTTCAGGCTGTGAACTAGATGATATTGTTGTTGGAAATACATATGAGGTAAAAGTTCAGGGTTTTGCCAAATTTGGAACATTTGTTTATCTTAACAATCATGTAAAAGGCCTGATTCATATAAGCAATGTAAAATCGGATCACAAGGAAGGAGAAACTCTCTATGTACATGTCAATAATATTCGGGATAACGGGAATATTGACCTTGAAGAAGTTGCTTTAAAAGAAGGCTATGAAATTAAAACAGTTCAATGCCAGAAAATTTCAATTCGTCTTTCTGATCTTAAAAACAAAGTTGGAAGAAATGTAAATCTTCAGGCCGAGGTTGCTCAGATAAAACAAACTTCCGGACCTACAATATTTACTCTGGTTGATGAAACCGGCTCGGAAAATGCAGCTGCATTCATAGAAGCCGGAAAACGTGCATATCCTGAAGTAGAGCTTGGAGATATGGTCTCATTATCAGGTGAAGTGATGATGAGAAACGGTCAGCTTCAGATTGAAGTAAGTTATATGGAGGCTCTTACCGATGAAGAAAAGGAGCAGGTGAAAGAACGTATTGTAAAAGCAACCGAAGAAAGAGCCAGACCAAAAGATATTCCTTTTTTAATTGAAAGTGAAGTCCTTCAAAAGCTTAAGCCTGAAATGCAAAAGGTTGCCCAGATATTAAGAAAAGCAATTTTTACAAATCAGCCTGTAATCTTAAGACATCATGCAGATGCAGATGGAATTGTTGCCGCAGTTTCAGTTGAAAAGGCAATAATAGGACTTATTCGTGCTGAAGGAGGAGATCAGGATACTGAAAACCATCTGTTTAAACGTGCACCTTCAAAAGCGCCTTTCTATGAGATAGAGGATGTTACAAGAGATTTGGATTTTGCATTAAGAGATAACGTCCGTTTTGGTCAGAAGATGCCTCTTATTCTTATGATGGATAATGGCTCAACGGAAGAAGATGAACCATCTTATAAGGTTGCAAAAGTTTATGATCTGCCCATTGTTGTCGTAGATCACCATCACCCTGATGAGTCAATTGACAAATATCTTGAGGCACATGTCAACCCTTACCATGTTGATGGAGATTTTGGAGTAACAGCCGGAATGCTTGGTGCTGAACTTGCAAGGATGATTTATCCGGATATTGAAGATGAGATTAAACATTTCCCTGCAGTGGCAGCAGTTGGGGACAGAAGTGAAGCCCCTGAAAGAGAGAAGTACCTGTCACTAATCTCTGATAAATACTCTGAAGATGACTGCAAGGATATCGCTCTTGCATTAGACTATGAACAGTTCTGGTTAAGGTTTAATGATGGAAAAGAGATTGTAAAAGATATTTTAAATGTCAATAATAATCCGGACAGACACAAAAACCTTGTGAATCTATTGGTTCAGGAAGCAAATTCTGCAATTGATGAGCAGTTGAAGACTTCTCTTCCACATGTGAAAGACAGCGTCTTGAAAAACGGCTCACATCTGTTCACAATCGATGTTGAAATATTTGCACATCGTTTTACATTTCCTCCGCCCGGTAAAACTTCCGGCGAAATACACGATCTTCTGTGTAGAAAAAATGAAGGAAAACCGGTTGTTACATTAGGTATAGGTCCAGATTTTGCAGTTATTCGTTCCAGAGGTGTTTTAATGAATATTCCTCAGATGGTACGTGAATTAAGAGATGAGATTGAAGGTGGCGGTGTCAATGGCGGCGGACATCTTGTTGTTGGATCTATAAAATTTGTAGAAGGTATGAGAGATATCGTTATTAAGAGTCTTGTTGAAAAAATAGGTAATTTTACAACAGAATAA
- a CDS encoding DUF7123 family protein, with product MSVEDEMNNEYTSTQHKILFYLKSGLEKGKRYFKSKYIAKDLGLSPKEVGTNLAILAEVCEELEISRWSYSNSTTWKVSPRSIL from the coding sequence ATGAGCGTAGAAGATGAAATGAATAACGAATACACCTCTACTCAGCATAAGATTTTGTTCTACTTAAAATCCGGTCTTGAGAAGGGTAAGCGTTATTTTAAGTCAAAGTATATTGCAAAGGATCTTGGGCTTTCTCCTAAAGAAGTTGGCACAAATCTTGCAATACTTGCGGAAGTCTGTGAAGAATTAGAGATTTCACGCTGGAGTTATTCCAATAGTACTACTTGGAAAGTATCTCCGCGTTCAATCCTTTAA
- a CDS encoding histone deacetylase family protein, translated as MKTGIVSHFNYLLHEQNPVHSERKERIAYTLDMFDEEEIWMESGIKKIDPKIANQEDILAVHTENYIEILKEADKSGRNFDVNTYAPPGFLDKAFLSAGGAICAAESVLSGDVRNSFALVRPPGHHAGRNFAGGFCYINNVAVMTRFVQKCGCRRVVIIDWDAHHGNGTQDIFYDDPDVLYISIHQDNCFPGTGKIKETGEGEGKGKTINMPVPPGSSDDVYRYLMKEIIIPASLEFKPDFIAVSAGQDNHFTDNHSSLALTAKGYADLMAETVYLSELTCSGRVTGVLEGGYSVEGGLPYVNLAIIAALAGLDLSGIREPSLYEPLLKESLNDISFRVTEKMAKKLKKIQSKWWNCF; from the coding sequence ATGAAAACAGGAATTGTCTCTCATTTTAATTATCTGCTTCATGAACAAAATCCTGTTCATTCTGAGAGAAAAGAGAGAATTGCATATACTCTGGATATGTTTGATGAAGAAGAAATATGGATGGAATCAGGCATAAAAAAAATCGATCCTAAAATAGCAAATCAAGAAGATATTTTAGCTGTTCATACAGAAAATTATATTGAAATTCTCAAAGAAGCGGATAAATCCGGCAGAAATTTTGATGTAAATACTTATGCTCCACCCGGATTTTTGGATAAGGCTTTTCTCTCTGCAGGAGGTGCTATATGTGCGGCTGAGTCTGTACTTTCAGGAGATGTGAGAAATTCTTTTGCTCTTGTCCGACCGCCCGGCCATCATGCAGGACGAAATTTTGCAGGAGGTTTTTGCTATATCAATAATGTGGCAGTAATGACACGGTTCGTACAAAAATGCGGGTGCAGGCGTGTTGTAATAATTGACTGGGATGCTCATCACGGAAACGGGACTCAGGATATTTTTTATGATGATCCTGATGTTTTATATATTTCAATTCATCAGGATAACTGTTTTCCGGGAACCGGAAAGATAAAAGAAACAGGAGAAGGTGAGGGTAAAGGTAAAACAATTAATATGCCGGTTCCTCCGGGAAGCAGTGATGATGTATACAGATACCTGATGAAAGAGATTATTATTCCTGCTTCATTGGAATTTAAACCTGATTTTATTGCAGTTTCGGCAGGTCAGGACAACCATTTCACAGATAATCATTCATCACTTGCACTGACTGCAAAAGGATATGCAGATTTAATGGCAGAAACAGTATATCTTTCAGAATTAACATGCAGTGGAAGGGTTACAGGTGTCCTTGAGGGCGGATATAGTGTTGAAGGTGGACTACCCTATGTGAATCTTGCAATAATTGCCGCTTTGGCAGGATTGGATCTGTCAGGAATCAGAGAACCTTCACTATATGAACCTTTATTAAAGGAATCTCTAAATGATATTTCATTCAGGGTCACAGAAAAGATGGCGAAAAAATTAAAAAAAATTCAATCCAAATGGTGGAACTGCTTCTAA